From one Sphingomonas xanthus genomic stretch:
- a CDS encoding PilZ domain-containing protein, giving the protein MSGAEQSRRAERVALRADIDFLRSGDHKYRVSILDISPEGCWIDLPEMLAVGETIWIFLPSLESLHAKVCWVKDWTAGVEFTQPLHPAVFTTIEQRMRR; this is encoded by the coding sequence TTGTCCGGTGCCGAACAGTCTCGGCGTGCCGAGCGGGTAGCGCTTCGCGCCGACATCGATTTCCTCCGGTCCGGCGATCATAAATATCGAGTCAGCATCCTCGATATCTCTCCCGAAGGCTGTTGGATCGACCTTCCCGAGATGCTGGCCGTCGGCGAGACCATCTGGATCTTTCTGCCCAGCCTCGAATCGCTCCACGCCAAGGTTTGCTGGGTCAAGGACTGGACCGCCGGGGTCGAATTCACGCAGCCGCTCCACCCCGCGGTATTCACGACGATCGAACAGCGAATGCGCCGCTAG
- a CDS encoding complex I NDUFA9 subunit family protein, whose translation MRKPGTPPLVTVFGGSGFIGRYVCEMLLKAGARVRVAERDPRKAWFLQPLGSVGQVSAIAADLGRPQTIARAVEGADAVVNLVGVFKGDLETLHVTGAGKLAEAANAAGATALVHVSAIGADPEAESRYGRTKGLGEQAVRKGFAAATIIRPSVVFGSEDEFTNRFARMARFPVLPVIAPNSRFQPVYVRDLAQAIAAAALNPRVHAGNTYELAGPDVMTMRELNGTVAAIAGGEPELVDVPDIIARGIAMAGFLPGAPLTTDQWLMLQSDNVASGRHPGFKAFDIVPTPLSAVAHEWLGRYRVGGRFAPHRSARA comes from the coding sequence ATGAGGAAACCCGGTACTCCGCCACTGGTCACCGTCTTCGGCGGAAGCGGCTTTATCGGCCGCTATGTCTGTGAAATGCTGCTTAAGGCAGGCGCCCGCGTGCGCGTTGCCGAGCGCGATCCGCGCAAGGCCTGGTTCCTCCAGCCGCTCGGGTCGGTCGGGCAGGTTTCGGCCATCGCCGCCGATCTTGGCCGTCCCCAAACGATCGCCCGCGCGGTCGAGGGCGCCGATGCCGTCGTCAACCTCGTGGGGGTGTTCAAGGGCGACCTGGAAACCCTTCATGTCACCGGCGCGGGAAAGCTTGCCGAAGCCGCCAATGCCGCCGGGGCCACGGCGCTCGTGCACGTCAGCGCGATCGGCGCCGATCCCGAAGCCGAGTCCCGCTATGGCCGGACCAAGGGGCTGGGCGAACAGGCTGTCCGCAAGGGCTTTGCGGCCGCGACGATCATCCGTCCCAGCGTGGTGTTCGGCTCCGAGGACGAGTTCACCAACCGCTTCGCCCGCATGGCGCGCTTCCCGGTCCTTCCGGTGATCGCGCCGAACAGCCGCTTCCAGCCGGTTTATGTGCGCGATCTTGCCCAGGCGATCGCCGCGGCCGCGCTCAATCCCCGGGTCCATGCCGGCAATACTTATGAACTGGCCGGGCCCGATGTCATGACCATGCGCGAACTGAACGGGACGGTCGCGGCGATAGCCGGCGGTGAGCCCGAACTGGTCGATGTGCCCGACATCATTGCCCGCGGCATCGCGATGGCCGGCTTCCTGCCAGGCGCGCCGCTGACCACCGACCAATGGCTGATGCTACAAAGCGACAATGTCGCCTCTGGCCGGCATCCGGGTTTCAAGGCGTTCGACATCGTTCCGACACCCTTGTCGGCGGTCGCCCATGAATGGCTTGGGCGCTATCGCGTCGGCGGCCGTTTCGCGCCCCACCGCAGTGCGCGGGCCTGA
- a CDS encoding undecaprenyl-diphosphate phosphatase, with translation MPILLLVVILGIVEGVTEYLPVSSTGHLILATELMGFDADKWALFNIAIQPGAILAILVLYWRTFRDVLVGLWQREPSAFAFVRNLLVAFIPAVVLGLAIGDYVELLLGNAEVVAWMLIIGGFAILLIERLARPTDSGGVANVTLNHSVGIGLIQCLAMIPGVSRSGATIMGAMAMGVDRKTAAEFSFFLAVPTLSGATALQLYKHGATMDPGTGGWILVGALVSFVVAVAVVKAFVAVIQKFGFAPFAWYRIAAGTAALLWLAAR, from the coding sequence ATGCCGATCCTCCTGCTGGTCGTCATCCTCGGCATCGTCGAGGGCGTTACCGAATATCTCCCGGTCTCCTCGACTGGCCATCTGATCCTCGCCACCGAGCTGATGGGCTTTGACGCCGACAAATGGGCCTTGTTCAACATCGCCATCCAGCCCGGCGCCATCCTTGCCATTCTGGTGCTGTACTGGCGCACCTTCCGCGACGTCCTGGTCGGACTGTGGCAGCGCGAGCCGTCGGCCTTCGCCTTCGTCCGCAACCTGCTGGTCGCCTTCATTCCCGCAGTCGTGCTTGGACTGGCGATCGGCGACTATGTCGAGCTGTTGCTGGGCAATGCCGAAGTCGTCGCCTGGATGCTGATCATCGGCGGCTTTGCCATCCTGTTGATCGAGCGGCTGGCGCGGCCGACAGACAGCGGCGGCGTCGCCAATGTCACCTTGAATCATTCGGTCGGCATCGGGCTGATCCAGTGCCTGGCGATGATCCCCGGGGTCAGCCGGTCGGGGGCGACGATCATGGGCGCGATGGCTATGGGTGTCGACCGCAAGACGGCCGCCGAATTCAGCTTCTTCCTAGCCGTACCGACGTTGAGCGGCGCGACTGCGCTCCAACTGTACAAACATGGTGCGACGATGGACCCGGGTACGGGCGGCTGGATCCTGGTCGGTGCCCTCGTCTCCTTCGTCGTCGCGGTCGCGGTGGTGAAGGCCTTTGTCGCCGTCATCCAGAAGTTCGGCTTCGCGCCATTCGCCTGGTACCGGATCGCCGCCGGCACCGCCGCACTTCTGTGGCTGGCGGCGCGCTGA
- a CDS encoding DUF2059 domain-containing protein: protein MKFSVLLSLSLACAMPAVAAPEPPAATSEADPQRLALARQAVDAIVPPGTMQRVMKQNMVQVEQAMLKSMFDMKGSDICKDCKDGGDRTLRDAIAEKDPHFEERLKITNRVMAEEIATIFARMEPGMKLGMARAYARRFNVAELSEINRFFASPAGASFARQSFEMMTDPEISSEMMAMVPELMKDMPAIMAKVKAAIAHLPPPASEEEDSPQETTS from the coding sequence ATGAAGTTCAGTGTCTTACTTTCCTTGTCGCTCGCCTGCGCAATGCCGGCGGTCGCCGCGCCGGAGCCGCCAGCCGCGACCAGCGAGGCCGACCCGCAGCGCCTGGCACTTGCCCGCCAGGCGGTCGACGCGATTGTCCCGCCGGGAACGATGCAGCGGGTGATGAAGCAGAATATGGTCCAGGTCGAACAGGCGATGCTGAAGAGCATGTTCGACATGAAAGGGTCGGACATCTGCAAGGATTGCAAGGACGGCGGCGACCGGACCCTGCGGGACGCGATTGCCGAAAAGGACCCGCATTTCGAAGAGCGGCTGAAGATTACCAACCGCGTCATGGCGGAGGAGATTGCGACAATCTTTGCGCGGATGGAGCCCGGGATGAAGCTGGGCATGGCGCGCGCCTATGCGCGGCGGTTCAATGTGGCGGAGCTGTCCGAGATCAATCGCTTCTTCGCCTCCCCGGCCGGCGCCAGTTTCGCCCGACAGTCGTTCGAGATGATGACCGACCCCGAGATCAGCAGCGAGATGATGGCGATGGTGCCCGAACTGATGAAGGACATGCCGGCCATCATGGCCAAGGTGAAGGCCGCTATCGCCCATCTGCCGCCGCCGGCTTCCGAAGAGGAGGACTCGCCGCAGGAGACAACGTCCTGA
- a CDS encoding glutathione S-transferase family protein, giving the protein MWQLFQFPLCPFSRKVRLVLGEKGVAHELVRENPWERRDEFIDLNPAGETPVLVDSTAGIALIGSQPIVEFFDETVDKMPMIHGNGAARAEIRRLTEWFDEKLFREVVEPLMHERMRKRLVSRESPDTRVLREAMRIANGHLDYMDYLLDHRRWIAGAGLSLADFTAAAHLSVVDYLGALDWRGHKQTKDWYAVMKSRPAFRPLLGERMEVIVPPAHYDKVDF; this is encoded by the coding sequence ATGTGGCAGCTGTTCCAATTTCCCCTGTGCCCCTTTTCCCGCAAAGTCCGGCTCGTCCTTGGCGAGAAGGGCGTCGCGCATGAACTGGTGCGCGAAAATCCGTGGGAGCGGCGTGACGAGTTCATCGACCTTAACCCCGCCGGAGAGACTCCTGTTCTAGTCGATTCGACGGCGGGGATCGCGTTGATCGGAAGCCAGCCGATCGTCGAATTTTTCGATGAAACGGTCGACAAGATGCCGATGATCCACGGCAATGGGGCTGCCCGAGCCGAGATCCGCCGGCTGACTGAATGGTTCGACGAAAAGCTTTTTCGCGAAGTGGTCGAGCCGCTGATGCACGAACGGATGAGGAAGCGGCTGGTCAGCCGTGAAAGCCCCGACACACGCGTGCTGCGGGAGGCAATGCGGATCGCCAATGGCCACCTCGACTATATGGACTATCTGCTAGACCACCGCCGCTGGATCGCCGGCGCGGGCCTGAGCCTTGCCGATTTCACGGCCGCGGCGCATCTCAGCGTCGTCGATTATCTCGGTGCGCTCGACTGGCGCGGGCACAAGCAGACCAAGGACTGGTATGCGGTGATGAAGTCCCGTCCCGCCTTCCGCCCGCTGCTTGGCGAGCGCATGGAAGTGATCGTGCCCCCGGCTCACTACGACAAGGTCGATTTCTAG
- the ubiG gene encoding bifunctional 2-polyprenyl-6-hydroxyphenol methylase/3-demethylubiquinol 3-O-methyltransferase UbiG: MAETSIVDKEAAHFGGMADDWWDPSGSSAMLHKLNPVRLAYVRDMIDQHWQADEHGFKPLAGKSALDVGCGAGLLAEPLARLGARVTAVDAAPELIAVAKAHAAGQGLQIDYRAGGVEELGGRFDLVTAMEVIEHVADPQSFIDGLAERLADGGLLILSTPNRTAWSKLLTITLAEGTGRIPRGTHDYNKFIDPDSMRGLLAQAGLEVADFEGIAVSPTRGLHLSEDLSLNYLVAARWAS; encoded by the coding sequence ATGGCCGAAACAAGCATCGTCGACAAGGAAGCCGCGCATTTCGGCGGGATGGCGGACGACTGGTGGGACCCCAGCGGAAGCTCGGCGATGTTGCACAAGCTCAACCCCGTGCGCCTTGCCTATGTCCGCGATATGATCGACCAGCATTGGCAGGCCGATGAACATGGTTTCAAGCCGCTGGCCGGCAAGTCGGCGCTGGACGTGGGCTGCGGCGCGGGACTGCTGGCCGAGCCGCTGGCCCGGCTGGGCGCCCGGGTTACCGCGGTCGATGCCGCGCCCGAACTCATCGCGGTCGCCAAGGCCCATGCCGCGGGACAGGGACTCCAAATCGATTATCGCGCCGGTGGGGTGGAGGAGCTTGGTGGTCGGTTCGACCTCGTCACCGCGATGGAAGTGATCGAGCACGTCGCCGACCCGCAGAGCTTTATCGACGGGCTGGCCGAGCGGCTTGCGGACGGCGGGCTGCTGATCCTTTCGACCCCCAATCGTACGGCATGGTCGAAATTGCTGACCATCACCCTGGCGGAAGGCACCGGGCGGATTCCCAGGGGCACCCATGACTACAACAAGTTCATCGATCCCGACTCGATGCGGGGGCTGCTCGCCCAGGCGGGGCTCGAGGTCGCCGATTTTGAAGGCATCGCCGTCAGCCCGACACGCGGGCTGCACCTCAGCGAGGATCTGAGCCTTAATTATCTCGTCGCGGCCAGGTGGGCGTCCTAG
- a CDS encoding aspartate kinase has translation MARIVMKFGGTSMAGIERIRAVAARVKREVDSGNQVAVVVSAMAGETDRLVQLCKEAAALYDPREYDVVVASGEQVTSGLLAITLQGMGLNAKSYMGWQLPIRASGHSAALIENIDVDVLERVFDGGGIAVIPGFQGVTSEGAVATLGRGGSDTSAVALAAAMNADRCDIYTDVDGVYTTDPRIVPQARKLDMVTYEEMLELASVGAKVLQTRSVGLAMRYNMPLTVLSSFEDKPGTLIVGDHQLEESGMERNIITGIAHDKNEAMVTLTGLPDKAGTVAGIFAPLAEANVNVDMIVQSVPRTGEPSVLTFTVPTASLAHSVAELQKVQDDIGFQEILTDTNVVKISAVGVGMRSNAGIAARMFQTLAERGINILAITTSEIKVSVLIPEEYTELAVRVLHSAYGLDANREDVA, from the coding sequence ATGGCACGCATCGTGATGAAATTCGGCGGCACCTCGATGGCGGGGATCGAGCGCATTCGCGCCGTCGCCGCCAGGGTGAAGCGCGAAGTCGACTCCGGCAATCAGGTCGCGGTGGTGGTTTCCGCCATGGCCGGCGAAACCGACCGGCTGGTGCAATTGTGCAAGGAAGCCGCAGCACTTTACGACCCGCGCGAATATGATGTGGTCGTCGCCAGCGGCGAACAGGTCACCAGCGGCCTCCTCGCCATTACGCTGCAGGGCATGGGCCTCAACGCCAAAAGCTATATGGGTTGGCAACTGCCGATCCGCGCGTCGGGTCATTCGGCGGCGCTCATCGAAAATATCGACGTCGATGTACTCGAGCGGGTGTTCGACGGCGGCGGCATCGCCGTTATCCCCGGTTTTCAGGGCGTCACCAGCGAAGGCGCGGTGGCCACGCTCGGCAGGGGCGGGTCCGACACCTCGGCGGTGGCGCTGGCGGCAGCGATGAATGCCGACCGCTGCGACATCTACACTGATGTTGACGGCGTCTACACCACCGATCCCCGGATCGTGCCGCAGGCGCGCAAGCTCGACATGGTCACCTATGAAGAGATGTTGGAACTGGCCAGCGTCGGCGCCAAGGTGCTGCAGACCCGATCGGTTGGGCTCGCCATGCGTTACAACATGCCGCTGACCGTCCTGTCCTCCTTCGAGGACAAGCCCGGGACCTTGATCGTCGGCGATCACCAGCTTGAGGAAAGCGGAATGGAACGCAACATCATCACCGGCATCGCCCATGACAAGAATGAAGCGATGGTGACCTTGACCGGGCTGCCCGACAAGGCCGGCACGGTAGCCGGAATTTTCGCGCCGCTGGCTGAAGCCAATGTCAACGTCGACATGATCGTGCAAAGCGTTCCGCGGACAGGCGAGCCGAGCGTTCTGACTTTCACCGTGCCGACCGCCAGCCTGGCGCACAGCGTCGCCGAGCTCCAGAAGGTCCAGGACGACATTGGATTCCAGGAAATTCTGACCGATACCAATGTCGTCAAGATCAGCGCGGTCGGAGTTGGCATGCGCTCGAACGCGGGGATCGCCGCGCGCATGTTCCAGACGCTGGCTGAACGGGGGATCAATATCCTCGCCATCACCACCAGCGAAATCAAGGTGAGCGTATTGATCCCCGAGGAATATACCGAACTGGCCGTCCGGGTGCTGCATAGCGCCTACGGCCTCGACGCAAACCGGGAGGATGTGGCGTGA
- a CDS encoding NAD(P)H-dependent flavin oxidoreductase codes for MIRLKELMLRGTAFLGTEWAILGGAMSWVSERNLVAAISNAGGFGVIACGAMSPELLDTEIAETKALTDKPFGVNLITMHPQLDSLIDVCARHEVSHVVLAGGLPPGGAIERIKSTGAKLIAFAPALALAKKLMRSGADALVIEGMEAGGHIGPVATSVLAQEILPHVAADIPVFVAGGIGRGEAIAAYLEMGAVGVQLGTRFVCAHESIAHENFKKAFIRASARDAIPSVQIDPRLPVIPVRALKNREMENFAAKQREVAQALDGGAIEMAEAQLQIEHYWAGALRRAVIDGDVERGSVMAGQSVGMVKREEPVQAIIDELVEEAASALGARR; via the coding sequence ATGATCCGCCTCAAGGAATTGATGCTCCGCGGGACCGCATTTCTCGGGACCGAATGGGCAATTCTCGGCGGGGCGATGAGCTGGGTCAGCGAGCGCAACCTCGTCGCCGCGATATCCAACGCTGGCGGCTTTGGCGTGATCGCTTGCGGCGCGATGTCACCGGAACTGCTCGACACGGAAATCGCCGAGACCAAGGCGCTGACCGATAAGCCCTTTGGCGTCAACCTGATCACGATGCACCCGCAACTGGACAGCCTGATCGACGTTTGCGCTCGGCACGAGGTCAGCCATGTGGTGCTGGCCGGCGGCCTCCCGCCCGGCGGAGCGATCGAGCGGATCAAGAGCACTGGCGCCAAGCTGATCGCGTTCGCGCCCGCGCTCGCGCTAGCCAAAAAGCTGATGCGCTCGGGCGCCGATGCGCTGGTCATCGAGGGGATGGAAGCCGGCGGTCACATCGGCCCGGTGGCGACCAGCGTCCTTGCACAGGAAATATTGCCGCATGTCGCCGCCGACATTCCGGTGTTCGTTGCCGGGGGCATCGGCCGGGGCGAGGCGATCGCCGCCTATCTGGAGATGGGCGCGGTCGGCGTGCAGCTCGGCACGCGCTTCGTCTGCGCGCACGAGAGTATCGCCCATGAGAACTTCAAGAAGGCCTTCATTCGCGCCTCCGCCCGCGACGCGATCCCGTCGGTGCAGATCGACCCGCGCCTGCCGGTGATCCCGGTCCGGGCGCTGAAGAATCGCGAGATGGAGAATTTCGCCGCCAAGCAGCGCGAAGTCGCGCAGGCGCTTGACGGCGGAGCGATCGAAATGGCCGAAGCCCAGCTGCAGATCGAACATTATTGGGCCGGAGCGCTGCGCCGCGCGGTGATCGACGGCGACGTGGAGCGTGGCTCGGTCATGGCCGGCCAGTCGGTCGGCATGGTCAAGCGCGAGGAACCGGTTCAGGCAATCATCGACGAGTTGGTCGAGGAAGCCGCATCGGCGCTTGGCGCCCGCCGCTAG
- a CDS encoding serine hydrolase, translating to MRLKGLACFLIALAAQPALAASSPALEPLERQLQTLAAQRPGNVGIAALDLKTGELIGVAPDEPFPMASTVKIAVAANYLAQVEHGRRTLDRQIGGVSAARLMDAMMTRSDNHATDLLLRDLGGPATVQAWLRQQGLEGLRIDRNIARLLADKRDLSDIRDSSTPRAMVDLLKRIDQATLLSRSNSDYLLDMMARCRTGKNRIRALLPSGTPVQNKTGTLNRYSSDVGFITLPDGRRLAVAFFARNTNNGPSTIAWAARTVYDGFVRVMQMPFTYRAAAGSYASN from the coding sequence ATGCGCTTGAAAGGACTGGCTTGTTTTCTGATCGCATTGGCGGCGCAGCCCGCGCTTGCGGCCAGTTCGCCTGCGCTTGAGCCGCTCGAACGCCAACTCCAGACATTGGCTGCCCAGCGCCCGGGCAACGTCGGCATTGCCGCGCTCGACCTCAAGACCGGCGAACTGATCGGGGTCGCCCCGGACGAACCCTTCCCTATGGCCAGCACCGTCAAGATCGCGGTTGCCGCAAACTATCTCGCGCAGGTCGAACATGGGCGCCGCACCCTCGACCGGCAGATCGGCGGCGTATCGGCCGCCCGGCTGATGGATGCGATGATGACCCGCAGCGACAATCACGCGACAGACCTGCTGCTGCGCGATCTCGGCGGACCTGCGACCGTACAGGCATGGCTCCGGCAACAGGGGCTCGAAGGATTGCGCATTGACCGCAACATCGCGCGCCTTCTCGCCGACAAGCGCGACCTCAGCGACATCCGCGACAGCAGCACGCCGCGGGCGATGGTCGACCTGTTGAAACGCATCGACCAGGCGACCCTGCTCAGCCGGTCGAACAGCGACTATCTGCTCGACATGATGGCCCGCTGCAGGACCGGCAAGAACCGCATCCGCGCGCTGCTGCCGAGCGGGACGCCGGTGCAGAACAAGACCGGCACGCTTAACCGCTACAGCAGCGATGTCGGCTTCATCACCCTGCCCGACGGGCGCCGCCTCGCGGTGGCCTTTTTTGCGCGCAACACGAACAATGGTCCGTCGACCATCGCCTGGGCGGCGCGGACCGTTTACGACGGCTTCGTCCGGGTAATGCAGATGCCATTCACCTACCGCGCGGCGGCGGGCAGCTACGCCAGCAACTAG
- the ptsP gene encoding phosphoenolpyruvate--protein phosphotransferase yields MPLSAASSAREILTGLHEVMAKRGSAQAKLDKVVDLIADAMQSEVCSIYLLRDKALELSATHGLRKEAVHVTRLAMGEGLVGTIADEGRVLNLAEAAAHPNFAYRPETGEERFHSFAGVPIIRREMAIGVLAVQHADPRRYDDVEIEALQTVAMVLSELLGSARLVDGARSSQRDAGMQRMAGLKLVTGMAKGIAVFHQPRVVVEHTVAEDTEAERARVYAAFRKMRDQIDHMTREAEFGTAGEHYEILETYKMFAYDEGWARRINEAIDSGLTAEAAIERVQQRTRARMQDIDDPILKERMHDLEDLSNRLMRIVSGRMGTAAQTGLSRDAILIARNLGPAELLEYDRRRLKGVVLEEGSLTAHVTIVARAMGVPVVGRIGDIRHIVAEGDSILVDGDTGAVIVRPSRALVNAFDQRMAMSQKRRAEYAAIRNQPADTKDGRHVTLMVNAGLAEDAAMLEAAGADGIGLFRTEFQFLVAATLPGRESQLRLYKQVLDAAGDKPVVFRTVDIGGDKALPYLSDERDESENPAMGWRALRLSLERKALMKAQARALIDAAAGKVLRVMFPMVSEPWEYEEARALFEEQIEWARAAKRAMPSRVEFGAMLEVPSLAEMLDQLLPRVDFLSIGTNDLTQFLFAADRADPRLAERYDWLSPAILRFLRRVVVQAREAGVPVRVCGEMAGRPLEALALIGIGIDNFSITPAAVGPVKAMVRSIDAAAVTAKVEALLAKPPPKLRKSLGDWAKRQGFILG; encoded by the coding sequence ATGCCACTCAGTGCCGCCTCGTCCGCCCGCGAAATCCTGACTGGCCTTCATGAGGTCATGGCTAAGCGGGGTTCTGCCCAGGCCAAACTCGACAAGGTTGTCGACCTTATTGCCGACGCCATGCAGAGCGAAGTCTGTTCGATTTACCTGCTTCGCGACAAGGCGCTCGAACTCTCGGCAACGCACGGCCTACGCAAGGAAGCGGTACATGTGACCCGGCTGGCGATGGGGGAAGGCCTCGTCGGCACGATCGCCGACGAGGGAAGGGTCCTGAACCTCGCCGAGGCCGCGGCGCACCCTAATTTCGCCTACCGCCCCGAAACCGGGGAAGAGCGATTCCATAGTTTCGCCGGAGTGCCGATCATCCGGCGCGAAATGGCGATCGGCGTTCTTGCCGTCCAGCATGCGGATCCGCGCCGCTATGACGATGTCGAGATCGAAGCGCTACAGACGGTGGCGATGGTGCTTTCCGAACTCCTAGGCAGTGCCCGACTGGTTGACGGGGCCCGTTCGTCGCAGCGCGATGCCGGGATGCAGCGAATGGCCGGCCTCAAACTGGTGACCGGCATGGCCAAGGGCATTGCGGTGTTCCACCAGCCGCGCGTCGTTGTCGAACATACCGTTGCCGAGGACACTGAGGCCGAGCGCGCTCGCGTCTATGCCGCGTTTCGCAAGATGCGCGACCAGATCGACCATATGACCCGCGAAGCGGAGTTCGGGACCGCGGGTGAGCATTATGAGATCCTCGAGACTTACAAGATGTTTGCCTATGACGAGGGTTGGGCGCGGCGGATCAACGAGGCGATCGACAGCGGCCTCACCGCCGAAGCGGCGATCGAACGGGTCCAGCAGCGGACCCGCGCCCGCATGCAGGACATCGACGATCCGATCCTCAAGGAACGGATGCATGACCTTGAGGACCTCTCCAACCGGCTGATGCGGATCGTGTCGGGGCGGATGGGAACGGCCGCGCAGACCGGCCTATCGCGGGACGCGATCCTGATCGCCCGCAACCTCGGGCCCGCCGAGCTGCTGGAATATGACCGGCGCCGGCTCAAGGGCGTCGTGCTGGAGGAAGGCTCGCTGACCGCCCATGTCACGATCGTCGCCCGGGCGATGGGCGTGCCGGTGGTCGGTCGCATCGGCGATATTCGTCACATCGTCGCCGAGGGTGACAGCATCCTCGTCGATGGCGACACCGGCGCAGTCATCGTCAGGCCCAGCCGGGCGCTGGTCAACGCCTTCGACCAGCGCATGGCGATGAGTCAGAAGCGGCGCGCCGAATATGCCGCGATCCGCAACCAGCCCGCCGACACCAAGGATGGGCGCCATGTGACCTTGATGGTCAATGCCGGCCTTGCCGAAGATGCTGCCATGCTGGAAGCGGCGGGAGCCGACGGGATCGGCCTGTTTCGCACCGAGTTCCAATTTCTCGTCGCCGCAACGCTTCCGGGCCGGGAAAGCCAGTTGAGGCTCTATAAACAGGTGCTCGATGCGGCAGGCGACAAGCCAGTGGTGTTTCGTACGGTGGACATTGGCGGCGACAAGGCCCTTCCCTACCTCAGCGACGAGCGCGACGAGAGCGAAAATCCGGCAATGGGCTGGCGCGCGCTCCGCCTCAGTCTCGAGCGCAAGGCGCTGATGAAGGCGCAGGCTCGGGCATTGATCGACGCGGCCGCCGGAAAGGTGCTGCGCGTGATGTTCCCGATGGTCAGCGAACCCTGGGAATATGAGGAAGCCCGCGCCCTTTTCGAAGAGCAGATCGAATGGGCGCGAGCAGCCAAGCGGGCGATGCCGTCCCGGGTCGAGTTCGGCGCAATGCTGGAGGTGCCGAGCCTCGCCGAGATGCTCGACCAGCTGCTTCCGCGGGTCGATTTCCTGTCGATCGGCACCAATGACCTTACCCAGTTCCTGTTCGCCGCCGACCGCGCTGATCCGCGGCTCGCCGAACGCTATGACTGGCTGAGCCCGGCAATCCTGCGCTTCCTCCGCCGTGTCGTCGTGCAGGCGCGCGAGGCCGGAGTGCCGGTAAGGGTCTGCGGGGAAATGGCCGGCCGGCCTTTGGAAGCCCTGGCCCTGATCGGCATTGGCATCGACAATTTCTCCATTACCCCGGCGGCGGTCGGGCCGGTCAAGGCGATGGTCCGTTCGATCGATGCTGCCGCGGTCACCGCCAAGGTGGAGGCCCTGCTTGCAAAGCCGCCGCCAAAATTGCGCAAATCGCTTGGCGACTGGGCCAAGCGCCAAGGCTTCATTCTCGGCTGA
- a CDS encoding helix-turn-helix domain-containing protein: MDEMESDGVMTVAQRLREARETLGLSIEDIAAQTRIPTRHLASLEAGEWSKLPAATYSVGFAKSYAAAVGLDRSEIGDQLRAEMGGVGPVTAAPEVFEAADPARTMPKGLVFGALAVLLLVVLGLTWLNNRSLRPDEAATPPANEPAIAGNGAAPVAEPVAAGPVVLTANDAVWIEVKDGEVVLKQGELAAGQSYEVPANAAAPLLTTGKPEALRISVGTANAPPIGPAGQRVSGVSLRAKDLMQPASATDGPAAAPVPASE, encoded by the coding sequence ATGGACGAGATGGAGTCGGACGGCGTGATGACGGTCGCCCAGCGACTTCGCGAAGCTCGCGAAACGCTCGGCTTGTCGATCGAGGACATTGCTGCCCAGACCCGCATTCCGACCCGCCATCTTGCCAGCCTGGAGGCGGGCGAATGGAGCAAGCTTCCCGCGGCAACCTATTCGGTCGGCTTCGCCAAAAGCTATGCGGCGGCGGTCGGCCTCGACCGAAGCGAGATCGGCGACCAGCTCCGTGCCGAAATGGGCGGCGTGGGACCGGTCACCGCTGCGCCCGAGGTTTTCGAAGCGGCCGACCCGGCGCGAACCATGCCCAAGGGGCTGGTGTTCGGGGCGCTGGCGGTGCTGTTGCTCGTCGTCCTGGGACTGACCTGGCTCAACAACCGTTCGCTCCGGCCCGACGAGGCGGCAACGCCTCCCGCAAACGAACCGGCGATCGCCGGCAATGGGGCGGCACCCGTCGCCGAGCCAGTGGCCGCCGGCCCGGTCGTGCTGACGGCCAATGACGCGGTTTGGATCGAGGTCAAGGACGGGGAGGTCGTGCTGAAACAGGGCGAGCTTGCCGCCGGCCAAAGCTATGAAGTTCCGGCCAATGCCGCCGCGCCGCTGCTGACTACCGGCAAGCCCGAGGCGCTGCGGATTTCGGTGGGGACCGCAAACGCGCCGCCGATCGGCCCGGCCGGCCAGCGCGTTTCGGGAGTAAGCCTTCGGGCGAAGGACCTGATGCAGCCCGCGTCGGCCACGGACGGGCCCGCCGCTGCACCGGTCCCGGCATCCGAGTAA